In Arachis stenosperma cultivar V10309 chromosome 1, arast.V10309.gnm1.PFL2, whole genome shotgun sequence, one DNA window encodes the following:
- the LOC130974068 gene encoding uncharacterized protein LOC130974068: protein MELLSQYRPRQINDNNLKREIRRTQLLTRLLKSEKCRDVTRMGPKAFRQLCQKLRETGRVKDSTRSTVEEQVAKFQHIIGHNVKTRTMSFFFHRSGETISRHFHNVLHAIPSLEGDFFKQPSSEGVPYEIFHNSRFYPFFTDCIGVIDGTHSRVKVLRVEAPRFYGRKDHPTQNVLAACGFDMKFTYVLSGWEGIASDSRILKDALSREYPLRISEVL from the exons ATGGAATTATTGTCACAATATAGGCCTAGGCAAATTAATGACAACAACTTGAAAAGAGAAATTAGGCGTACTCAGCTATTGACACGGTTATTGAAATCTGAAAAATGCCGAGATGTCACACGTATGGGCCCTAAAGCATTTAGGCAGTTGtgtcaaaaattaagagaaactgGTAGAGTAAAGGATTCTACTCGTTCTACGGTTGAAGAGCAAGTAGCTAAATTCCAACATATTATAGGGCACAATGTGAAAACTAGAACAATGTCTTTCTTCTTTCACCGTTCAGGAGAGACAATTAGTCGTCACTTTCACAACGTCCTACATGCTATTCCATCATTAGAGGGAGACTTCTTCAAGCAACCATCTAGTGAGGGTGTTCCTTATGAAATATTTCATAATAGTCGATTCTATCCGTTTTTCACA gactgcattGGAGTCATAGATGGTACTCATAGTCGTGTGAAGGTACTAAGGGTGGAAGCCCCTCGTTTTTACGGAAGAAAAGATCACCCAACACAAAATGTGTTAGCTGCCTGCGGGTTTGATATGAAATTCACTTATGTGTTGTCTGGTTGGGAAGGAATTGCCTCTGACTCGAGAATTTTGAAAGATGCTCTAAGTAGGGAATATCCACTTCGAATCTCCGAAGTTCTGTGA
- the LOC130974076 gene encoding uncharacterized protein At2g29880-like, whose translation MDEVLLNTLAEEALKDNRHDGSWTTEAYDNVVKTLSIAIGPNITKNYIKNRMKTLKDHFAETYDLFHHLSGFAWNPVTRKFEAEKKVWQNFIKELFEADRAIGKGAATSRERIQQLDRDPIDLNDSFENIEFSDKDVNMGYDTPPFSANLDSLSAPHSQPNQLGGTSTLRGTKHKSPINDFLEAQYEKVILGITTMADAVKEGSYPFSKLHDVAQRQVESTERQASVAERQISVAEK comes from the exons ATGGATGAAGTTCTACTGAATACATTAGCAGAAGAAGCATTGAAAGATAATAGACACGATGGTTCATGGACAACTGAAGCATATGACAATGTTGTGAAGACTTTGAGCATAGCAATAGGCCCAAACATAACAAAGAACTACATTAAGAATAGAATGAAGACATTGAAAGATCATTTTGCTGAGACATATGACTTATTTCATCACTTAAGTGGATTTGCATGGAATCCTGTTACTAGAAAATTTGAAGCTGAAAAAAAAGTGTGGCAAAACTTTATTAAG GAGTTGTTCGAAGCTGATAGAGCTATCGGTAAAGGGGCTGCTACTTCACGAGAAAGAATTCAACAACTTGATAGAGATCCCATTGATTTGAATGACTCATTTGAAAATATTGAATTTTCTGACAAAGATGTTAATATGGGATATGATACTCCTCCGTTTTCTGCTAATTTAGATTCACTAAGTGCTCCTCATAGTCAGCCAAATCAATTAGGTGGGACTTCGACGTTAAGAGGAACAAAGCATAAGTCTCCTATAAATGATTTTTTGGAGGCACAATATGAGAAAGTTATTTTGGGAATTACTACCATGGCCGATGCTGTCAAAGAGGGTAGTTATCCGTTTAGCAAGCTACATGACGTGGCTCAAAGGCAGGTTGAATCAACTGAGAGACAAGCTTCTGTGGCTGAGAGGCAAATTTCGGTTGCTGAAAAATAA
- the LOC130961637 gene encoding uncharacterized protein ycf20 encodes MALSMNLIHIGLNFHLSTKPKVGVSGSFMSRSSAGLRVRAVQDNGGSRRLVDIIRLVPELSRNYFKSPSRRTLFGGISLLGGFYVAQTISLSFGALGVNDVIAAVLCVLLTEYVTKFYYSRPKVTFPIALLNNFKMGFTYGLFIDAFKLAS; translated from the coding sequence ATGGCTCTGTCAATGAACCTGATCCATATTGGTCTCAACTTTCACCTGAGTACTAAACCCAAAGTTGGGGTCTCTGGAAGCTTTATGTCCAGATCTTCAGCAGGGCTTCGTGTTCGAGCTGTCCAAGATAATGGCGGATCACGGAGACTAGTTGACATCATTCGACTCGTGCCTGAACTCTCAAGGAATTACTTCAAGAGCCCTTCTCGCAGGACTCTATTCGGTGGAATCTCCTTGCTGGGTGGATTCTATGTTGCACAGACAATCTCCCTATCATTTGGAGCTCTAGGAGTCAATGATGTCATTGCAGCAGTGCTTTGTGTTCTTCTTACAGAGTATGTGACTAAGTTCTATTACAGCAGGCCTAAAGTTACTTTTCCTATTGCTCTTCTGAACAATTTCAAAATGGGTTTCACTTATGGTCTCTTCATTGATGCCTTCAAGCTTGCCAGTTAA
- the LOC130967169 gene encoding uncharacterized protein LOC130967169, with amino-acid sequence MFYRGKYADGGDGREMAAKRQRTVDPGSSFYGTSPGSSFMYNPTPYGYVSQPPPPPPFPVVRLRGLPFDCTETDVAEFFHGLDIVDVLFVHKGGKFTGEAFCVLGYPLQVDFALQRNRQNIGRRYVEVFRSKRQEYYKAIANEVSDTQGSSPRRSAPRAKSYDDGKDSAEHTGVLRLRGLPFSASKDDIMDFFKDFVLSEDSVHIVMNSEGRPSGEAYVEFTNAEDSKAAMAKDRMTLGSRYIELFPSSHGEMEDAVSRGR; translated from the exons ATGTTCTACAGAGG TAAATATGCTGATGGTGGCGATGGGCGTGAAATGGCTGCAAAGCGTCAGCGGACTGTAGATCCGGGATCTTCATTCTATGGTACTTCCCCTGGTTCCAGTTTTATGTACAATCCAACTCCATATGGATATGTCAgccaaccaccaccacctccaCCTTTTCCTGTTGTTCGATTGCGTGGCCTCCCATTCGATTGCACCGAAACTGATGTTGCCGAGTTCTTCCATGGCCTTGACATAGTTGATGTTCTTTTTGTTCACAAAGGTGGAAAGTTCACTGGTGAAGCCTTCTGCGTTCTGGGTTATCCTCTTCAAGTCGACTTTGCTCTTCAAAGAAACAGGCAGAACATAGGTAGAAGATATGTCGAGGTTTTCAGAAGCAAGAGGCAGGAATACTACAAGGCAATTGCAAATGAGGTTTCAGATACTCAAGGTAGTTCACCCCGTCGAAGTGCACCTCGGGCTAAATCATACGATGATGGGAAAGACTCAGCTGAGCATACCGGGGTGTTGCGGCTGAGGGGATTGCCCTTTTCTGCTAGCAAGGATGACATAATGGACTTCTTCAAGGATTTTGTGCTGTCCGAAGATTCTGTTCATATTGTAATGAATTCCGAAGGCAGGCCATCCGGGGAGGCTTACGTCGAATTCACAAATGCCGAAGATTCTAAAGCGGCAATGGCAAAGGATAGGATGACCCTCGGAAGTCGCTATATAGAGTTATTTCCTTCATCACACGGTGAGATGGAAGATGCAGTTTCAAGAGGACGGTGA